Proteins encoded by one window of Anguilla rostrata isolate EN2019 chromosome 9, ASM1855537v3, whole genome shotgun sequence:
- the angptl5 gene encoding angiopoietin-related protein 5, with protein MEFLLIALLISVFPLLQTSPSNSLDSDESNATLSQFESITDEIKGASAKAEIKLPTRVASSEKCMIPCELTAKLMKEEKQSLCGNLQHSLVTYSRSTRKLIRDMMDEHHRSMEFLSTQVRELMNKVQAISSEALRNNAEILSFKPVPSHGRDCSDIKDTMDAVSKIPSGIYIIQPEDTDYAFEAFCEMDYMGGGWTVIQRRTDGLTDFKRAWIDYVDGFGHLPGEHWLGLRKLFSIVNQKNTHFQLHIALVSQDDTTAYASYDNFRIDDETKFYAIHLGRYAGSAGDAFRGYSQEQNQDTAPFSTSDVDNDGCLPLCTFEGQAMESCSVRQNNTGWWFNQCGLSNLNGSPLDSDLSFQPHIHWDTWTKNGVAVKIKAVTMKVKRIYSPASN; from the exons ATGGAGTTTCTCCTGATCGCACTTTTGATATCAGTTTTTCCACTCCTCCAGACATCACCGAGTAACTCTTTG GATTCTGATGAAAGCAATGCAACACTCAGCCAGTTTGAAAGCATAACAGATGAAATCAAAGGTGCCAGTGCCAAAGCCGAAATCAAACTGCCCACCAGGGTTGCCAGTTCGGAGAAATGCATGATTCCCTGTGAACTGACAGCAAAGCTCATGAAGGAGGAGAAACAGTCCCTGTGCG GAAACCTGCAGCACTCCCTTGTCACTTACTCAAGGAGCACCAGGAAGCTGATCAGAGACATGATGGATGAGCATCATAGATCAATGGAGTTCCTCTCAACTCAG GTCAGAGAGCTGATGAACAAGGTCCAGGCAATTAGCAGTGAGGCTTTGAGGAACAACGCTGAGATTTTATCTTTCAAGCCGGTGCCATCGCATG GACGGGACTGCAGTGACATTAAAGATACAATGGATGCCGTATCCAAAATTCCCAGTGGCATTTACATAATACAACCCGAGGACACTGATTATGCCTTTGAG gCCTTCTGTGAGATGGACTACATGGGAGGGGGATGGACAGTCATCCAAAGGAGGACAGATGGACTGACAGACTTCAAGCGAGCATGGATTGACTACGTTGATGGATTTGGGCATCTACCAG GAGAACACTGGCTGGGCCTGAGGAAGCTTTTTAGCATCGTGAACCAGAAGAACACCCACTTCCAGTTGCACATTGCCCTGGTCTCCCAGGATGACACCACTGCCTATGCCTCGTATGACAACTTCCGGATCGATGATGAAACCAAGTTTTATGCGATCCACCTGGGGAGATATGCTGGAAGTGCAG GAGACGCCTTCCGAGGGTACTCCCAGGAGCAGAACCAGGACACGGCGCCCTTCAGCACCTCTGATGTGGACAATGATGGCTGCCTCCCACTGTGCACTTTCGAGGGGCAGGCAATGGAGAGCTGCAGCGTCCGGCAGAACAACACTGGCTGGTGGTTCAACCAGTGCGGCCTGTCCAACCTCAATGGCAGCCCCCTGGACTCGGACCTCTCCTTCCAGCCCCACATCCACTGGGACACCTGGACGAAAAACGGGGTCGCCGTCAAAATCAAGGCCGTCACAATGAAGGTCAAACGAATCTACAGTCCCGCCTCCAATTag